The Halotia branconii CENA392 region AGTTAAAGAATCCCTAATTTACACATGGATGTATGGCAAACAGCAGTTAAGTAGAGCTTTTGATATTCGTGTTACCAAAATGGGAGATGGTCTAGTCGCTTCCTGGCGCGATGTCACCGAAAAAAAGCAGGCCGAGGAGCAATTGCGGGAAAGTCAGCAATTTGTCGAACGCATAGCCGAAACAACTCCAGGGATTTTGTATGTTCACGACATTGTTAAACAGTGCAATGTTTATATTAATAGTCAAGTTGCTGAAATACTTGGCTACACTCCCCAACAAGTTCAGGAGATGGGAACAGAGTTACTGCTTAATTTAATGCATCCTGACGATTTAGCACAATTTTTGGGGATGTATGAACGATTGGGTGCATTTCGAGATGGAAATATTATCGAAAATGAGTATCGGATGCGACACGCTAATGGTGAATGGCGTTGGTTTTGTAGTCGAGATACTTTATTTACTAAGGATGCTGATGGTTCGCCACACCAGGTTGTCGGTACAGCCTTTGATATTACTGAACGTAAACAGATAGAGGAACAGCTGCGCTTAAGCAACGAGCGTTTCCGACTAGCAGCAGCGGCGGTTAATTGTCTAATATATGACTGGGATAAAAGTAAAAATACGGTTGACAGAACTGAAGGACTAACTAGAATCTTGGGCTACTCTCTCCAAGAGGCAGAAGCAAGCCATGAATGGTGGAAAGATTTGGTTCATCCTGATGATAGAGAGCGCTTAGGTAAGTATTTCGGTAATATTTCTGCTCATGAAAATCACTATGCTGCTGAGTATCGAGTGCGCCATAAAGATAACCATTATCTGTATGTGCTGGATCAAGGAGTGATGAAGCGTGATCTTAATGGGCAAGTGGTTAGGGTAGTTGGCAGTGCAACAGATATTAGCGATCGCAAGTATGCTGAAGTAGAACGAAATCAGCTTTTGCAACTAGAACAAGCCGCCCGCGCTGAGGCTGAAGCCGCTAACCAAACTAAAGATGAGTTTGTAGCTATGGTAGCCCACGATCTGCGATCGCCACTACATGCCATTCTTGGTTGGACGGAACTGTTGCAGACTCGGAAATTAGATGCAGTCACTATCGCCCGCGCTTTAGAAACTATTGAACGCAGTGCTAAATCTCAAGCAAAACTCCTCGAAGACTTGCTCAATATTTCCCGGATGCTGCGAGGAAAATTACAGCTAGAACTTAGCCAAGTTAATCTATTTAACATTGTGAGAATGGCAACAGAAACCGCTTATCCAGCTGCAAATGCCAAGAATATTTTTTTAGAATCCACCCTTGACGAGTCAATACCATCTATCACTGGCGATATTAATCGCCTGCTGCAAGTTTTGGGCAATTTACTCTCAAATGCTATTAAGTTTACCCCACCAGAAGGACGGGTAGAAGTCAAACTATTTCGCAGTGGTGCTGATGCTCAAATTACTGTGACTGATACAGGTATCGGCATCAAATCAGAATTTCTGCCCTACGTTTTTGAGCGCTATCGTCAGGGACATAGCACTTATAAACAAAGTGGTTTAGGATTAGGTTTAGCGATCGCTTATCATTTAATCGAATTACACGGTGGTACTATTCAAGCTACTAGCCCCGGTGAAGGACAAGGAGCTACTTTTACAATTAAATTGCCCTTGTCGTAATCTTAATCTCTTATACCATTTCACGAAATTATTGATACAAATTAGTTTTCTTACTCCCCCTGCCTCCGGTCACTGAGTTTCGACTGCGCGGTAGTTGAGCGTAGTCGAAACTCAACTACCGCGTAGCCGAAGTGCTGCTTCCCCTGCTTGCCCAAATGTATCAACTTTAAAGTGAAACGGTATTACCTCTGTGTCTCTGTGCCTCTGTGGTTAAATAAACCGCAGAGGCGCTGAGATCACTGAGAAAAAACAAAAGATTTCATTCCCACTCAATGGTTCCAGGCGGCTTAGAAGTGATGTCATAAACTACACGATTAACCCCTTTGACTTCATTAACAATTCGGGTAGAAATCGCTTCTAGGACATCATAAGGAACTCGCGCCCAATCAGCAGTCATCCCATCTTCGCTCTTGACAATTCGCAAGACAATGGGATAGGCATAGGTACGTTGATCACCCATAACACCGACACTGCGAATCGGTAATAAGACAGCAAATGCTTGCCAAAAATCGTGATACATTCCCCGCTGATTAATTTCTTGCCGTACAATCAAATCGGCATCACGTAAGATATTCAATCTTTCAGCTGTGACTTCGCCCAAAATGCGAATTGCCAAACCTGGACCAGGAAAAGGTTGCCGTTGCACGATTTCTTCTGGTAAACCAATTGAACGCCCAACTTTGCGGACTTCATCTTTAAAAAGTTTCCGCAGAGGTTCTACTAATTTAAAGCGTAGGTCTTTAGGTAATCCCCCGACATTGTGATGACTCTTGATTTTTACCGCTACCCGTTCCCCTGTTTGGGGATCAACGTTGGTGTCGGCAGATTCGATTACATCTGGATAAAGAGTACCTTGAGCTAGATAGTCAAAGTGACCGAGGCGTTTGGATGTTTCTTCAAATACGCGAATAAATTCGTGGCCAATGCGACGGCGTTTTTCTTCGGGATCTGTAACCCCAGCAACTTGAGCTAAAAAGCGATCGCGGGCATTGACATATTCTACTGGTATGTGAAACTGTTCTTGGAAAAGTTTTAATAACCGTTCTGGCTCTAATTTCCGCATAAAGCCTTGATCGATAAATACACAAGTCAACTGATCTCCGATCGCTTTATACAACAAAAAGGCCAAAGTAGAAGAATCCACTCCCCCAGATAGAGCCAAAAGCACCCGCTTTTCTCCTACTCTGGCGCGGATTTCTCGAATTGCTTCTTCGACAAAAGCCGCTGTTGTCCAAGTTGGTTCACAGTCGCAGATATGATAAACAAAGTTGCGAATTAAAGCTAAACCACCAATAGAATGCACTACTTCTGGATGAAACTGCACACCGTAAAGTTTCTTTTCGTGGTCTGCAATGGCAGCGCAAGGTGTATTCTCTGTATGAGCCAGCAATTCAAATCCTGGCGGCATTTTCATGACTGAGTCTCCATGACTCATCCACATGGTAGTGCCATCTTCAACATTAGTCAGCAAGTCTGTGGGGTCATCAATATACAATGATGCTTTGCCATATTCACCTCGGTCAGCTTTGGCTACTTCCCCGCCGAGTTGACTGACCATGAGTTGCATTCCGTAGCATACACCCAAAATGGGTATTCCCAAATTCCAAATTTCTGGGTCACAATGGGGAGCGTAATCACTATAAACTGAGTTAGGCCCACCAGAGAAGATGATACCCTTAGGATTTAATTGTCGTAATTGTTCAGATGTAGTGCGATAAGAAAGCACTTCAGAGTATACTTGAGTCTCGCGAATCCGACGGGCAATCAATTCAGAATACTGAGAGCCGAAGTCTAGAATCACAATCATTTGACGATCAAGCTGCCTCAAAGGTTCTAGTGTTTGAGGAGCTTGTTCGGTTAGTAGAGTCACCGCTGTATTCATGATTGGGGGAGTTTGGATGTAAGGTAGATATTTGCTTATGGTCTAAATAAACACCATTTAGCTGCTTGGTTGGGCTAGTAAATGGTAATGAAATCCCCTACAAACGCGGTATAGAGCGCGTTTGCTTCGCCTATTAATCTGGCATGGTATTAGAAAGAATAACTTAATATTAAAGCGACACTGAAAAAGATATGTATTGCGGTTGTTTATGATTATTCATAATAAGTTAACATAATTTTTCAATCAGGACGCAGCCAGTTTTGCTCTTCACGATAATTTTGCGATCGCGGTCAAAAAGAATAGAACCGCAGATTGTGGTTGCTGTGCCTCTAGTGCTATGGCTTTGGATGTATTCTTGAGAACGGGTATCGATGGCTTGAGCGATCGCGTTATAAACTTGATTTACCCAATTACTGCCAGTTTTTGCATCTAGCGATCGTAAGTATGTTAATGCAGTTTCCGCTGTCGGACTATGAAAAACGACTTGAATATCTGCTGAATTTAAATTAACTAAAGCACAATGTGCAGCCAGGATCTCGCGACGACCATCAGCCAAATGGTGATGAGTGTGAAAAATCCCTCCAGCTAATTTTAACAGTTTGCCATGATAGCCAAACAATAAGATTTCCTTAACACCAAGAGCATCAGCTTCTACTAACATTGGCCCTAGCCAGTTAGCAGTTTTAATCAATTGCTCAGCATTAATACCGAGTTTTCGGGCTAAATCTAAGCCATTTTCCCCGATACAAAAAACTAAACTTTCAAATTGGCTAGCTTTGTGTTGTAACTCGCTACGAAAAGCGTCTAATTGATCTGGTGTACTCAACGGTTGAGAAATACCCGTTGTCCCCAACAAAGAAAGTCCTTCCACAACGCCAAAGGCAGAATTAGAAGTGCGAACAGCAAGCGATCGCCCTTCTGGTAAAATAATCGTGACAGTGATTTTTTCTCCTGCTGCAAGCATCCGGCACAAGTTCTCTTTGAGCAGCCTTTGAGCATAACTATAAATCGCTGCTTTACCCTCAGCCTTTAACTGCTTGCCAATTCCTTCTCCACCTTGAATAATCACTGCCTCCCCTGCTCCCTCTGCTCCCCCTGCCTCCCCTGCTCTTCCTCTCCATTCCACCATTGCCCAAATTGGTGTATTTTTAGTCAGGTCTAGATTATCACCAGGGTCACTACGGGTAATTGCCAAAGCTGCATTTTCAGATAGTTCTGCTACCTGTTCGATTGGAATTTCTACTATTTGAGCTGGTTCAATTAAATCTACAGATACAACTTTTAGGGGCTGGCGATGACGTAACCAGTGTAATGCAGCAACAGCAGAAGCACAGGCAAAAACGGGGAGAGTATATCCAGAACGGGACATTTTATAAATTTAAAAATTAAAATAATTCTTGCACGACTTACGCAAAGATTACGATTTTACGTCATTACGAGCAAAGCGAAGTAATCGCAAAGGCTTAGTTTTCGTCACCAGTGCGTAAGTCCTATCTTGATTGAAAGCAGTTTCAGACGGCAATTGTAGCTTGCCTCAAGGTAGCCGAATACGCCATTTTTTTGGATTTTGAGAACAGTGTAAAACTGCGTAGACAATAATCGTAGTGTTTGAATGCTCATAGAAAACAACATAAGGGAAGCGCCTAACTACAGCCCTTCGATAGCTTTCGTGAACTACCTGATACATTTCTGGATTTCGCCGGATGAATTGAATACAAGCATCGACACAACGAAGAAACTCTTCACCTAAATTAAGTTCCTGTTCTTCATACCAGATATAAGCCTGAGCTACATCCTCTTCTGCTTTTGGCAGAATAATTAGATTTCTAAGCACCATGTTGACTGCTACGAATGCGCTCCTTAGCTGCTTCCCATGAACTACCTAAGTCAGGATTTTGTAAATAAGCGGCTTTTCTCTTAGCCAATTCTTCTTTTTGCCAATCAAGCACAGGAAGTTGTTCTGGAACTTGAGCAATACTGTCCCATAAGTCTTCAACAAGCTGCAATTTTTCCGAGAGGGTTAACTCAAAAATCTGAGTAAATTCTGTGTTCATAACAACCTCGCTCAGTAACTAGCCATTTTGTTCTAAGTCTATCACTGGCAATACTTTTGCCTTCAAAACGACGTTTTTAAGAAGCTATTCAACATGTAACTGCAACTTCTTCAACGGTTACTAACCTTGTCAAGATTCGCTTTCCATCTTCTGAGTTACGCTGGATGAAGCTATTTGGAATGCTAGCGACCTGCTCAGCGGACTTACGCCATTCTTGTCCAAGGCGAACCGCTTCATCAAAGGTAAGATCGTTTTCAAAGCTACCTGCAACTTTTAACCACCAAGGGTTTTGATTTTGGAGAAGTCCAGACAGCATTTGTTTCATTTGTATCAGTTCTGTCTCTAAAGTTGCGACTCGCGCTTCGAGTTGCTGAGATTGTTCTTCAAGCTGCTGGGAGGTCATAAGAATCTGCGGTAACTTAAAGTTTAAGAAGAATTATAGCGAGATATGTTTAGCTGCAAACTGTAGCAATTTATGTTCGACTTACACATCTTTCTGAAAGTTTTTTTATTTCCCCTAATAAATTATATCCAATTATCCTTGCTGTAATAGCACCATCAAGGTTGTCATAAAAGTACGAAGAATGAGCATCTTCGGCTGCAACAACCATTGCCAAATCTGATTGTCCAAAATTTCTTAATGTCTTCTCAGTTCCATTAGCATATTGCCAAACATATTGATCAAAAAACAGTAACTCAGGACTAATTTCATCTTCTATAGCAGATTTAAGAGGATAAGCGATCAAATCAGATGAATGAATCACATTTACCCACCTTAGTTTATATGATGTAACAGAATCTTTTCTATAGTTTTTCTCAAAGGTATGGTTTACTACAGAGAAGTCAATATCTAACATTTGCTTGAGAAATAATAAAGGAGAACCCAGAGTAGTAATGCTTTCTAGGTTTATATGATTTAGCCTTTCACGGAGAATCAAAGCTGGATCATTGTTGGGTAAAATATTTGAAAAAAGAAGATCCCAAAGGATCAAACTGCCTAGAGAGTGAGCAATAAAGTGAATCTGAGTTTGAGCAGGGTGATTTTCTAAAAATTGATTTAATTGTTCACAAATAACTTTACGAATTGCTTTGCCACGCTCAGGATTTTGATAAATTAAAAAATCACCTAAGAAATTATTTATTAACTCATTCCTGCGTTTTTTATATCTGTAAATATCATAGTGAGACTCTTTATATTCTTTATGCCTTCCACAAGCTCTTGAAAAATCTTTTTCAATGTATCCAATAACTTGGTGCTTTTTATCATTGAATAAATTTCCCCAAAAGCTTGAATAAAATTCTGCTGGTGTTCTGACATTTTTCTTAATATTTCTTATGAGAGCATGAGCATAACTGTAATTTTGTGTGTTGACCCCATGAATGAAAAAAACAAGCATCTTGAATCAATACCTTCGGATGGACTGTATATTGTATTGATCCAATACTTCCCTACTAACGGACTCAGATAACACCTCGTGGCATTAGAGTGTTCTCCAGTCGGTTTAATCAAAGACACCCTATCCTAATCCTGTACGCCTCAAAGCAACCAATTATCTAAACTTAAGGCAGGTACGCGCTCAAATTCACGGGTATTTGCTGTGACAAGAATCAAATCGAGAGCTAGGGTATGAGCTGCAATTATTAAATCGTTCGGGCCAATTGGGGTTCCTGCTTGCTCTAAGTGGGCGCGAATTGCGGCATAGTGCTGATCTACAGGTGACTCTAAGGGAAGAACTGGCAAGATAGCAAGTATGCGTTCTAGTTGATGAACCAGACGGGAAAAGCCGCTTTTAGCAGCTCCAAATTTTAGTTCACACGCCACGATAATGCTTGTACAAACGCTGTCTTCCCCGACAGTAGCGATACGCTGAAAAACAAGACCTTGAGGATGCCTGACCAAATTTGACAGAACATTGGTATCAAGCAGGTACTGATAGGTCATTTGATGGCACTAAAGTTATGATGTCATCCAGGGAGAGTAGTTTCTCATCTATGTCAGGAAAATTATCTGTAATGTCTTGCAACTTAGTCAGCAGGGAAAGCAAAGAACTGGGAGGAATTGGTTCAATAATTAAGCGATGACCTTCTTTGCGTAACAAAACCTCTGTATCCGATAAAGCAAATTCATGAGGAATGGTTAGGACTTGTTGATCTTGCCCATTTGTTAATAGAGAAACATGGCGTGAGTTTTGCATGACAGCGACCTTTTTGTTCTTGGAAGTCCGATAAAATCTGTGAAAATTTATTCCTGCATTAATATTCGTCAATTATATTTCTCTCTAGTTGATGCCAAATTGGGATAATCAATAATCTCAAAGTCAGCCTTTTCGCAAAATTACAAATTACGTTAGCGTAGCGTTAGCGAGTCTTCGAGCGTCATTACGAATTACGAATTAGTTAAACACCCACTTCTAACAACAAAGCTTGCATATCTTCCCAAGTGAGTCCTTTTTGGATGTAACGGGGTGCTTCAGGATTGTAAGGACTCGCTATGCGGTCAACACTGATAATTATCGCCTCGTCTGGTATGACTGGCACATCTGGATCAAATGCAGTTGGATACATCAAAGAACTAGAAAAGCCTTTGAAAATCACAACTTGGTCTTGCTCATCAGCAATTTCTACCGTTACAAGCAAAACTTCTTGTGGGCGTTTAGTGGTGTATTGTTCTAATCGCTTGCCAATGGAATTGTTCATTACGAAGAACTCTACCATCTACTGTTGTGTAGCTGAACGTCCCTGTTTGCCGAGTTTAATCAAGATAAAGTAACTTAAGTAAGCTACATAAACAATTAAACCAACTATGCCCAAAAAGCCCAGAAAAGCAGGTTTACTATTGTAATGGAAATACTCTTTAAAGAGTAAGGGAGCTTCAAACCAGACACGACAATAGGGGGTTTTAATAGCAGTTTCAGACAAGGCACAAACGACAAAAGGCACGAAGGCGATCGCTCCTAGAATACAATAAACTGTCATAGCCCAGCGCCAAGAAGTGAAAATCAGCTTCAAAAGTCCACTAGGCTGATAATCAATTTCATCGTTGAGATCTACCCAAAACCATAGTGAAATCGGAATCAGGATATTTGCCATTAACCCAGAGATAAAGCTAACTGGATACTGAGCAATCATCAAGTAAACCGTGATGGCTAGCAGACTAGACACTCGCCAATAAATAGTTAATAAGCGTTGTATGCCTTCTACTTTCTGCACAAACGCCCAAATCAAGAGAATTAGAGGAACAACCACCATAAATAATACCGCTAATCGGTAATCAATCCAGACATACGGGCGAAACCAAACTTCCATAACTTTTGTCAGAGAATGAATACAAAATTTACATTCAGAGAATTAAAAAAAAACAAGCAACTCACAGATCCTCAAGCTGAAAATCTTGCACAAACTTTATAGCTAAAATCTAGGAGAGTTAGGAAACTTACCCAGAGGCTACGAGTTAGCACGCTGAGACAAACCTCAACTTTTTAATGGTTAGGGGTTATTTCTGAGGAGAATAAATCCTCAAAAACTTCTTCCTAAACCCTACCCAGTCTATATTGGTCATCTTATTTTCGTCAGTCAGAACAAAGATGAGCAAGGAAGGGGCGGATTGAGATTTGCTACAAGAGTAGCGTGAAGGTACAAGATATCACTAATCAGATTCTGGTTGCTTGCGTGTCAGGCGAAAATAAAATTCACCAATTCAAATTCTAATCATCGTAAACCCGGCATTCAACGGCTTCCGGGTTCTCATCACAGTACTGTTCTAAAGAATTTTTAGGCTTGGTTTGACGCTTGTGGGAAGCTTCAGCTTGCATTTCTTCAACTGCATCCCAAGCCGCAGCACACTCAGGCGAGTTGCTACCTGAGGTATCACAAACAGTACGAGCTTGTTCGACTTCTTCTTGGATTTTTTCTTGGATATCGCTCATAGCTTAAATCTCGTTGTGTGGTGTTAATACCAGTATAGAAAAACTACAAAAATTGCTGTTTTTTGTGCGGTCATTCACCATTCTACTCAATTAGCTGATTCAATTAATTTTGTAGCCTGATGATTGAACACTGTTACAGCAACCTGCTGTATCTATACTGTAATTTTTGTTGATCTTTTAAGATTTTATAGAGTAAGTACTACGAAAGCGTAACTATACACTATATTTAGTGCATGTAGTAGGAAATCACAACCCTGTCTTCCTGAGATAGAGCAGTCAAAAGAGGCAGAGAGCTAGGGAAGAAGACTGAGACGGAGCTTGTACTCCCCCGCCCTCTGCTCCCTTCCCCTCTGCCTCTTCGGTGAATAAGGGAAGATACAATAAGGCTGGCACTAATCTATTGTGAGGATTTGACTCTTCTCCAGATCAAAAAATCAAAAACTATTAGCCAAAAATAGAAAAAAGCCCAAAACTCATGGCAGACCAAATGCAGTGGGCAAATGCCCTATCAACCCGTCCTTCTTTGGAAGCAGCAATAACAGATGTAGTCGAAAGAGCTGTTTCATCGTTAACAGCACCTGCGGATCTAGGGCTGCTGTTCATTTCGTCTGCTTTTGCCAGTGAGTATTCCCGGCTTTTACCCCTGCTGGCTGAACAGCTTTCAGTACCTGTAATTATTGGATGTAGTGGTGGTGGTGTAATTGGCACTACAGCTAAAGGGCAAACCCAAGAATTAGAAGCAGAAGCAGCCCTCAGCTTAACTTTAGCTCACCTGCCAGGGGTGAATGTGCAAGTTTTTCATGTTGTTGCCGAAGAATTACCTGATTTAGATAGTTCGCCAGATGCTTGGATTGATTTAATTGGTGTACCATCTTCACCAGTACCCCAGTTCATTTTGCTTTCTAGTGCCTTCTCTTCAGGAATCAATGAACTATTACAAGGATTAGATTTTGCTTATCCTGGCTCGGTGATTGTGGGGGGACAGGCTAGCGCTGGGGGTTTGGGTGGTCGGACTGCTTTATTTTGTAACGATCGCCTGTATCGTGAGGGAACAGTAGGCTTGGCTTTGACTGGCAATATTGTTTTAGAAACAATCGTAGCCCAAGGATGCCGACCAATCGGTCAACCGATGCAAATCACCAAAGCTGAACGCAATATCATCTTGGAATTAGATGAAAAAGTACCCCTAATGGTGCTACGAGATTTAATCTCTACCTTGAGTGAACAAGAACGAATGTTAGCACAGCATTCTCTGTTTGTGGGTGTGGCAATGGATGAGTTTAAACGTGCTTTGCAGCAGGGAGACTTTTTAATTCGTAGCATCCTAGGAGTAGATCCTACAGCAGGAGCGATCGCTATTGGTGATGTCGTTCGTCCCGGTCAACGTCTACAATTCCACTTGCGCGATGCTCAAGCCTCTGCTGAAGATTTGGAATTTCTTCTAGAACATTATCAAAATCAACAAGCTGCTGAACCCTCTGCTGTCGCTGCTTTAATGTTTTCCTGTGTAGGACGTGGCGAAGGACTGTACGGTAAACCCAATTTTGATTCTGAGCTATTTAGTCGCTATATCCAAGATATTCCCATTGGTGGTTTTTTCTGTGGTGGAGAAATCGGTCCTGTGGGTGGCAGTACATTTATACATGGTTACACTTCAGTATTTGGCATTTGTCGCCAAATTAGCGCTGAATTAGGGAACTCCTAAATCCTGTTTAACAGCAGAGTGCTATTGTTATCAATTAAAGTAGGTGTACCACTCTTAGCGATCGCACCATAAGTCTGAATATAGCGACGCACTTCTTGAGGAAAGTTGGGGTAGTCCATCAAAGCATCTCCATTAGCAATAGTTGACCAAAAGTCGCGCAAACTAGGAGCTAATTCTTTTGCCTGGGCTAATGGTAGATTTAAAGGATACTGAGTTAATAGCTTAACTAAAAAAGGAAAAGAGCGATCGCCCATCCATTGACGCGATAATTGTTGCAAGTCTGGAAAATCTGGTACTGATTCTACACGATGAGATAATATTTGTAACCATTCTCTACCGTGGTTATCCCGATGGAACTCTAAAATGCGGTAAGGATGGGGATAACTGACTAAAGAACCAGTAGTGATATCATATACATTTTCAAAACAAGCAACATCCTGAACATGCAAATGTCCTGTAAACACTAATTTGACTTGATAGCGCTGTAGGATTTGTAAAAGTTCAGATGCATTCTCCAACATATAGCGATTGCCTATGGGGTGGCGCGATTGCTGGGGTATATGCTCAACAACATTGTGATGTACCATTACTAATACTAATTCATCGGTAGCCGCTGCTAGTACCTCTTCTAACCAATTTAACTGTTTAGTGTCTAAGCGTCCTATTTGCTCGCCCTGCTGATTAAAAAAGTTAGAATTTAAACCAATTAGTCTAACTCCCGGCAATAATTGATGAGTATAGTAAATTTGCTGTGGATTTTCATAGCCAAACTGACTGTAATAATAGGGAAAATCTGCAAAAGCAATTGATTGTTGATTTGCCATTAAAAC contains the following coding sequences:
- a CDS encoding metallophosphoesterase family protein, whose product is MSLNFRFAIVSDLHLALPHTIWDHPSRFHLVEVSISAFESVIEHLTQLDLDFLLLPGDLTQHGEADNHIWLQKRLAQLPFPVYVVPGNHDVPVLMANQQSIAFADFPYYYSQFGYENPQQIYYTHQLLPGVRLIGLNSNFFNQQGEQIGRLDTKQLNWLEEVLAAATDELVLVMVHHNVVEHIPQQSRHPIGNRYMLENASELLQILQRYQVKLVFTGHLHVQDVACFENVYDITTGSLVSYPHPYRILEFHRDNHGREWLQILSHRVESVPDFPDLQQLSRQWMGDRSFPFLVKLLTQYPLNLPLAQAKELAPSLRDFWSTIANGDALMDYPNFPQEVRRYIQTYGAIAKSGTPTLIDNNSTLLLNRI
- the guaA gene encoding glutamine-hydrolyzing GMP synthase, which codes for MNTAVTLLTEQAPQTLEPLRQLDRQMIVILDFGSQYSELIARRIRETQVYSEVLSYRTTSEQLRQLNPKGIIFSGGPNSVYSDYAPHCDPEIWNLGIPILGVCYGMQLMVSQLGGEVAKADRGEYGKASLYIDDPTDLLTNVEDGTTMWMSHGDSVMKMPPGFELLAHTENTPCAAIADHEKKLYGVQFHPEVVHSIGGLALIRNFVYHICDCEPTWTTAAFVEEAIREIRARVGEKRVLLALSGGVDSSTLAFLLYKAIGDQLTCVFIDQGFMRKLEPERLLKLFQEQFHIPVEYVNARDRFLAQVAGVTDPEEKRRRIGHEFIRVFEETSKRLGHFDYLAQGTLYPDVIESADTNVDPQTGERVAVKIKSHHNVGGLPKDLRFKLVEPLRKLFKDEVRKVGRSIGLPEEIVQRQPFPGPGLAIRILGEVTAERLNILRDADLIVRQEINQRGMYHDFWQAFAVLLPIRSVGVMGDQRTYAYPIVLRIVKSEDGMTADWARVPYDVLEAISTRIVNEVKGVNRVVYDITSKPPGTIEWE
- a CDS encoding type II toxin-antitoxin system RelE/ParE family toxin, with product MVLRNLIILPKAEEDVAQAYIWYEEQELNLGEEFLRCVDACIQFIRRNPEMYQVVHESYRRAVVRRFPYVVFYEHSNTTIIVYAVLHCSQNPKKWRIRLP
- a CDS encoding antitoxin yields the protein MQNSRHVSLLTNGQDQQVLTIPHEFALSDTEVLLRKEGHRLIIEPIPPSSLLSLLTKLQDITDNFPDIDEKLLSLDDIITLVPSNDLSVPA
- the cbiD gene encoding cobalt-precorrin-5B (C(1))-methyltransferase CbiD, which gives rise to MSRSGYTLPVFACASAVAALHWLRHRQPLKVVSVDLIEPAQIVEIPIEQVAELSENAALAITRSDPGDNLDLTKNTPIWAMVEWRGRAGEAGGAEGAGEAVIIQGGEGIGKQLKAEGKAAIYSYAQRLLKENLCRMLAAGEKITVTIILPEGRSLAVRTSNSAFGVVEGLSLLGTTGISQPLSTPDQLDAFRSELQHKASQFESLVFCIGENGLDLARKLGINAEQLIKTANWLGPMLVEADALGVKEILLFGYHGKLLKLAGGIFHTHHHLADGRREILAAHCALVNLNSADIQVVFHSPTAETALTYLRSLDAKTGSNWVNQVYNAIAQAIDTRSQEYIQSHSTRGTATTICGSILFDRDRKIIVKSKTGCVLIEKLC
- a CDS encoding Calvin cycle protein CP12, with the protein product MSDIQEKIQEEVEQARTVCDTSGSNSPECAAAWDAVEEMQAEASHKRQTKPKNSLEQYCDENPEAVECRVYDD
- a CDS encoding FIST signal transduction protein; protein product: MADQMQWANALSTRPSLEAAITDVVERAVSSLTAPADLGLLFISSAFASEYSRLLPLLAEQLSVPVIIGCSGGGVIGTTAKGQTQELEAEAALSLTLAHLPGVNVQVFHVVAEELPDLDSSPDAWIDLIGVPSSPVPQFILLSSAFSSGINELLQGLDFAYPGSVIVGGQASAGGLGGRTALFCNDRLYREGTVGLALTGNIVLETIVAQGCRPIGQPMQITKAERNIILELDEKVPLMVLRDLISTLSEQERMLAQHSLFVGVAMDEFKRALQQGDFLIRSILGVDPTAGAIAIGDVVRPGQRLQFHLRDAQASAEDLEFLLEHYQNQQAAEPSAVAALMFSCVGRGEGLYGKPNFDSELFSRYIQDIPIGGFFCGGEIGPVGGSTFIHGYTSVFGICRQISAELGNS
- a CDS encoding type II toxin-antitoxin system VapC family toxin, which encodes MTYQYLLDTNVLSNLVRHPQGLVFQRIATVGEDSVCTSIIVACELKFGAAKSGFSRLVHQLERILAILPVLPLESPVDQHYAAIRAHLEQAGTPIGPNDLIIAAHTLALDLILVTANTREFERVPALSLDNWLL
- a CDS encoding PAS domain-containing protein; its protein translation is MAQPLSILIIDDSPEDREVYRRYLLQDQEYTYTILEEESGEGALALCHQFQPDGILLDFLLPDMDGLEFLADLKQQSKVAMPAVIMLTGYGNEAVAVQAMKIGVQDYLVKGQTTAERLLSTIHSAIKNTQLRQELQKSEERFRTSVENMLDCFGIYSAMRNQTGEIIDFRIDYVNAAACECHQLTKEKHLGQGLCQILPAYQEIGLFDEYCQVVETGKPLVKESLIYTWMYGKQQLSRAFDIRVTKMGDGLVASWRDVTEKKQAEEQLRESQQFVERIAETTPGILYVHDIVKQCNVYINSQVAEILGYTPQQVQEMGTELLLNLMHPDDLAQFLGMYERLGAFRDGNIIENEYRMRHANGEWRWFCSRDTLFTKDADGSPHQVVGTAFDITERKQIEEQLRLSNERFRLAAAAVNCLIYDWDKSKNTVDRTEGLTRILGYSLQEAEASHEWWKDLVHPDDRERLGKYFGNISAHENHYAAEYRVRHKDNHYLYVLDQGVMKRDLNGQVVRVVGSATDISDRKYAEVERNQLLQLEQAARAEAEAANQTKDEFVAMVAHDLRSPLHAILGWTELLQTRKLDAVTIARALETIERSAKSQAKLLEDLLNISRMLRGKLQLELSQVNLFNIVRMATETAYPAANAKNIFLESTLDESIPSITGDINRLLQVLGNLLSNAIKFTPPEGRVEVKLFRSGADAQITVTDTGIGIKSEFLPYVFERYRQGHSTYKQSGLGLGLAIAYHLIELHGGTIQATSPGEGQGATFTIKLPLS
- a CDS encoding DUF3177 family protein, with the translated sequence MEVWFRPYVWIDYRLAVLFMVVVPLILLIWAFVQKVEGIQRLLTIYWRVSSLLAITVYLMIAQYPVSFISGLMANILIPISLWFWVDLNDEIDYQPSGLLKLIFTSWRWAMTVYCILGAIAFVPFVVCALSETAIKTPYCRVWFEAPLLFKEYFHYNSKPAFLGFLGIVGLIVYVAYLSYFILIKLGKQGRSATQQ
- a CDS encoding addiction module protein — translated: MNTEFTQIFELTLSEKLQLVEDLWDSIAQVPEQLPVLDWQKEELAKRKAAYLQNPDLGSSWEAAKERIRSSQHGA